In the genome of Paenibacillus sp. FSL R5-0766, one region contains:
- the treP gene encoding PTS system trehalose-specific EIIBC component, with translation MAIDKKQVEEIVRAVGGKENIEAATHCVTRLRFALYDESKVDTESLDQNDLVKGQFSSQGQFQVVIGPGLVDKVYDEMIQITGGDRSSKDDVKAVAGKKQNPIQRAIKTLSDIFIPILPAIITAGLLLGINNILTGPGIFFDGKSLVDVYPAWKDLASIINTIASTAFTFLPALIGWAAVKRFGGSPLLGIVLGLILVHPDLLSAYGYADAVNNGTVPTWNLFGWEIEKIGYQGQVLPVLVSAYLLAKMEIFLNKRVHDSIKLLVVAPVTLLITGFLAFTIIGPVTFAIANAITSGLIYVYDSYAALGGLIYGGLYALLVITGMHHTFLAVDVQLIGSQGGTFLWPMLALSNIAQGSAALAMMLVLREKKMRGLAATSSVSAFLGVTEPAIFGVNIRYRYPFIFGMIGSAIGGVLLTMNNVQATSIGVGGVPGFLSIFPDKWGVFFIGMAIVLVVPFVLTVLFGRAKLRKEDRNESNETVAEPKAATSQSASGVTSSTAKTDPNQRTRSAAQVRDEAVNTLEIMAPLTGQAVSLEQVPDPAFAEKQMGEGVAIEPSGNLVVAPFDAQVAHVIKSKHAVIIEHASGLQVLIHVGINTVSLKGEGFNMHVEAGEHVKAGQKLLEFDRKVIEDAGYPLITPIIIPDGQDMVERVEVTTGDVTSNQNGVLKVHLKG, from the coding sequence ATGGCAATCGATAAAAAACAGGTTGAGGAGATCGTCCGGGCAGTCGGTGGCAAAGAGAATATTGAAGCTGCTACGCACTGTGTTACACGACTCCGGTTTGCCTTGTACGATGAGAGTAAAGTGGATACTGAAAGTCTGGATCAGAATGATCTGGTTAAAGGTCAGTTCTCTTCCCAAGGACAATTCCAGGTCGTTATTGGGCCTGGTCTGGTGGATAAAGTCTATGATGAGATGATTCAGATTACTGGGGGAGATCGTTCTTCCAAGGATGATGTGAAGGCGGTTGCTGGTAAAAAGCAAAATCCAATCCAGCGAGCGATCAAAACACTCTCGGATATTTTCATTCCAATCTTGCCAGCGATTATTACGGCAGGTCTTTTGCTCGGAATTAACAATATTCTGACAGGTCCAGGCATTTTCTTTGATGGAAAATCACTAGTGGATGTTTATCCAGCCTGGAAGGATCTTGCATCCATTATTAATACAATCGCGAGTACAGCCTTTACGTTCCTGCCGGCGCTAATTGGTTGGGCAGCTGTAAAAAGGTTTGGCGGCAGTCCGCTGCTCGGGATCGTGCTGGGTCTCATTCTGGTACATCCCGATCTGCTGAGTGCATATGGTTACGCTGATGCCGTGAATAATGGCACGGTGCCAACATGGAATCTGTTCGGTTGGGAGATTGAGAAGATCGGTTATCAAGGGCAGGTTCTGCCAGTACTGGTATCGGCGTATCTGCTTGCGAAGATGGAGATTTTCCTGAACAAAAGGGTACATGATTCAATTAAACTGCTGGTCGTTGCACCGGTCACGTTGCTGATTACCGGATTCCTGGCCTTCACGATCATTGGACCAGTTACATTTGCCATTGCGAATGCAATTACTTCCGGCTTGATCTATGTTTACGATTCATACGCGGCGCTGGGTGGTCTGATCTACGGTGGTCTATACGCTTTGCTTGTTATCACCGGTATGCATCACACATTCCTCGCGGTCGATGTTCAGCTCATTGGTAGTCAGGGTGGTACGTTCCTGTGGCCGATGCTGGCATTGTCCAACATCGCACAAGGTTCGGCGGCACTTGCGATGATGCTTGTCCTGCGTGAGAAGAAAATGAGAGGACTTGCGGCAACGTCCTCGGTGTCGGCCTTCCTCGGGGTAACCGAGCCGGCGATCTTTGGTGTTAACATCCGTTACCGTTATCCGTTTATCTTTGGTATGATCGGTTCCGCGATTGGTGGTGTGTTGCTGACGATGAATAATGTTCAGGCAACCTCCATCGGTGTAGGTGGCGTACCGGGGTTCCTGTCGATTTTCCCTGACAAATGGGGCGTCTTCTTCATCGGCATGGCGATTGTCCTGGTTGTACCATTTGTACTGACCGTCCTTTTTGGCAGAGCCAAACTGAGAAAAGAAGATCGTAATGAAAGTAATGAAACCGTTGCTGAGCCTAAAGCGGCTACATCGCAGTCTGCTTCGGGTGTTACCTCTTCAACTGCAAAAACAGATCCAAACCAGCGCACACGTAGTGCAGCTCAAGTAAGGGACGAAGCCGTGAATACACTGGAAATCATGGCGCCATTAACAGGCCAGGCCGTGTCACTGGAGCAAGTACCTGATCCGGCTTTTGCCGAGAAACAGATGGGTGAAGGTGTAGCGATTGAACCTTCCGGCAACCTGGTTGTTGCCCCGTTTGATGCTCAAGTAGCTCATGTGATCAAAAGTAAACATGCGGTAATAATTGAACACGCGAGTGGATTACAAGTTCTGATTCATGTCGGGATTAATACAGTATCCCTCAAGGGTGAAGGCTTCAACATGCACGTGGAAGCTGGCGAACATGTAAAGGCTGGGCAAAAGCTGTTGGAATTCGACCGTAAGGTCATTGAAGATGCGGGATACCCACTGATTACACCGATTATCATTCCAGATGGTCAGGATATGGTTGAACGGGTGGAAGTCACGACAGGTGATGTTACATCTAATCAAAATGGTGTGTTGAAGGTTCATCTGAAAGGTTAA
- a CDS encoding chemotaxis protein, with the protein MTRIAVMVIHGLGMRKDGYADKLIACLHKELDKVMVLPGASKQMLDIEPVYWADVFEEREEALFQQLVSSPGLNFQALRRFVIHYLADAVAYQPVENQGHNYDAVHRTLNQAMHTLAQRNGPEAPLCVVAHSLGAVIASNFFYDLQYPSSRVPEIVDVNSALERGDTLTHFYSFGTTLPLWSLRYHDFSCPIQVPSSHVNQYYAGLEGEWVNFYDRDDILGYPLRPIDPAYEKAVKEDIEVNSGGVAMSWNPLSHGGYFSNRSMNRRMAQGLARTWTWVNRS; encoded by the coding sequence ATGACACGTATTGCGGTGATGGTCATTCATGGGCTGGGTATGCGGAAGGATGGGTACGCGGACAAGCTGATTGCTTGTTTGCATAAGGAATTGGACAAGGTGATGGTCTTGCCTGGAGCCTCCAAACAGATGCTGGATATCGAACCTGTATATTGGGCGGATGTATTTGAGGAGCGGGAAGAGGCGCTCTTTCAACAGCTCGTCAGCTCTCCGGGATTGAACTTTCAGGCGTTGCGTCGATTTGTCATCCATTACCTGGCTGATGCGGTTGCTTATCAACCGGTGGAAAATCAAGGCCATAACTATGATGCCGTACATCGAACGTTGAATCAGGCGATGCATACCCTTGCACAGCGTAATGGACCGGAAGCTCCGCTCTGTGTGGTTGCCCATAGTTTGGGTGCCGTAATCGCGAGTAACTTCTTCTACGATCTGCAATATCCGTCCAGTCGTGTTCCTGAGATTGTGGATGTGAACTCGGCTCTGGAGCGGGGGGACACGCTGACCCATTTTTACTCGTTTGGTACAACCCTGCCCTTATGGAGTTTGCGTTACCATGACTTTAGTTGCCCAATTCAGGTGCCCTCTTCCCATGTGAATCAGTATTATGCCGGGCTGGAAGGGGAATGGGTGAACTTCTACGATCGGGATGATATTCTGGGTTATCCGTTACGTCCCATTGATCCTGCTTATGAGAAAGCGGTCAAAGAAGACATCGAAGTGAACTCTGGCGGCGTGGCTATGAGTTGGAATCCGCTAAGTCATGGGGGGTATTTTTCCAATCGAAGCATGAATCGGAGAATGGCTCAGGGGCTTGCTCGAACCTGGACCTGGGTAAATCGTTCATAA
- the treC gene encoding alpha,alpha-phosphotrehalase: protein MSSNNTTPSSWWKTSTVYQVYPKSFNDTTGSGTGDIRGLTEKLDYLQHLGIDIVWLQPVYVSPQHDNGYDVADYYRINPDYGTMEDFDELLKGLKARDMKLMIDIVVNHSSTDHEWFQQSRSSKDNPYRDYYIWKDPAPDGGVPNNWQSKFGGPAWQLDEQTGQYFLTLFDKTQADLNWENEEVRKAVRDMIKFWAEKGVDGFRMDVINLISKDQRFPDDDGSVSPGDGRKYYTDGPRVHEYITEMYDEVFGPHNMVTVGEMSSTTLEHCIQYSNPASREFSMTFNFHHLKVDYPNGQKWELMPYDFEAMKQLFSEWQTGMQAGGGWNALFLNNHDQPRALSRFADDGDYRAESAKMLATTIHGMQGTPYVYQGEEIGMPNPVWNDVSEFRDIESTNMYRLLQEERGKSAEEAFKIVKERSRDNSRTPMQWNGSQNAGFTTGTPWLKVDERYPSIHVEQQLADPDSIYYHYRKLIALRKQVNVLIDGLYERLDDAHPDVFAYARTNGSETLIVVSNFSKRDVTFSLPAAVWNDHIAGKSAELLIGNTESAPALTQEISLSPYASYMWLVPQQD, encoded by the coding sequence ATGAGTTCTAATAACACAACTCCGTCATCTTGGTGGAAGACATCAACGGTGTATCAGGTATATCCGAAGAGTTTTAATGATACAACTGGATCGGGGACTGGAGATATTCGTGGATTAACCGAGAAGCTTGATTATTTGCAGCATCTGGGTATCGATATTGTGTGGTTGCAGCCGGTATATGTATCCCCGCAGCATGATAATGGATATGACGTAGCGGACTATTACCGAATTAATCCGGATTATGGGACGATGGAGGATTTTGACGAACTGCTGAAAGGTCTGAAGGCTCGTGATATGAAACTGATGATTGATATCGTGGTGAATCACTCCTCGACCGATCATGAGTGGTTCCAGCAATCCCGTTCTTCCAAGGATAATCCGTATCGGGATTATTATATTTGGAAAGATCCTGCCCCGGATGGCGGTGTGCCAAACAACTGGCAATCGAAGTTTGGTGGACCTGCTTGGCAGTTAGATGAACAGACGGGACAATATTTCCTGACTTTATTTGATAAAACGCAGGCAGATCTGAATTGGGAGAATGAAGAAGTACGCAAAGCTGTACGGGATATGATCAAGTTCTGGGCCGAAAAAGGTGTGGACGGTTTCCGTATGGACGTGATTAACCTGATCTCCAAAGACCAGCGGTTCCCTGATGATGATGGTAGCGTGTCACCGGGTGATGGACGCAAATACTACACGGATGGACCACGTGTGCATGAGTACATCACCGAGATGTACGATGAAGTATTCGGGCCTCACAACATGGTGACTGTAGGGGAAATGTCCTCCACAACACTGGAACATTGTATCCAATATTCGAACCCGGCTTCCCGGGAGTTTTCGATGACGTTTAACTTCCATCACCTGAAAGTGGATTATCCAAATGGTCAGAAATGGGAACTGATGCCGTATGATTTCGAAGCGATGAAGCAGCTCTTCAGTGAGTGGCAGACAGGCATGCAAGCCGGTGGAGGTTGGAACGCGCTGTTCCTTAATAACCATGATCAGCCGCGGGCATTATCCCGATTCGCCGATGATGGTGATTATCGTGCCGAGAGTGCGAAGATGCTTGCAACAACGATACACGGCATGCAAGGTACACCTTATGTCTACCAGGGTGAAGAGATCGGAATGCCGAATCCAGTCTGGAATGACGTTAGTGAGTTCCGCGATATCGAATCAACGAACATGTACCGATTGCTTCAGGAAGAACGAGGCAAATCCGCTGAAGAAGCTTTCAAAATCGTAAAAGAGCGTTCCCGGGACAACTCCCGAACACCGATGCAGTGGAATGGAAGTCAGAATGCAGGCTTCACTACGGGAACACCTTGGCTGAAGGTGGATGAGCGGTATCCTTCCATTCACGTGGAACAGCAACTGGCTGATCCAGATTCGATCTACTATCACTACCGCAAATTGATTGCCCTGCGTAAACAGGTTAACGTGCTGATCGACGGTCTCTATGAACGATTGGATGATGCACACCCGGATGTATTCGCGTACGCACGGACCAATGGAAGTGAAACCCTGATTGTTGTATCCAACTTCAGCAAACGAGACGTCACGTTCTCGCTTCCGGCAGCGGTCTGGAATGATCACATTGCAGGCAAATCAGCAGAGTTACTCATAGGAAATACGGAGTCAGCCCCTGCGCTGACGCAGGAAATCTCTCTCAGTCCGTATGCATCCTATATGTGGCTTGTGCCACAACAGGACTAA